A region from the Phycisphaerae bacterium genome encodes:
- a CDS encoding glycosyltransferase family 39 protein, translated as MTTRDPTTHVSPPSLHSAEQTEKPLSTTRAIVEPLIVLVAASVWFFWGTGVGELINTETLRAQVAREMFEGKSGWVTTIHSRTYLRKLPLHAWTTAALAHVVGRFDEQVARWPSAALGVLYVLAMYFASRGMIDPRAGPAAALLAGGNLEVLDYGLRADLDMGVLAFTTVAVLLLGWAWRAQGRTRSLALAGCYFAALLGSFWKAPHVLVTVWLTVLGLAWVDRGQGRPWKRFALHPLQWAGSLVCLACFAAWFGVLSSEVSTEKAGGFVLIEFLARVVPHSLVYIADTLLAPFQFLAIAFPACVFALMVLNRETRAALDESSSFENPRELKPSAHQEDEDAGRARPTVPEPRSRAVAHRSTLAFLLAWLVPTAIFLLIVPAKAGRYWLICLGAATLMAAMVWRGYVRRRVPAAAQQACSMAVAGLSALGILVGTGVAAFGALVLADALPSAWVPLSETASRAAGWSALTCGVLMIGAASMAVRFWRLERRSAAGVALAMVILALKPVQVFAFIPIRSEFLSVAPEARRMDDLVPPGTELYVLSDKVGSDRAGELADFGFYSRNAIRWPKSAEDGMEHCQGPVCYFLARQVARDRLEEQFGARFREVARLCGDDKRIYLVTINAE; from the coding sequence ATGACGACACGCGATCCGACAACCCATGTCTCGCCGCCTTCTCTTCACTCGGCGGAACAAACAGAGAAGCCGCTTTCGACGACGCGCGCGATCGTGGAGCCCCTGATCGTGCTCGTCGCCGCGAGCGTTTGGTTCTTCTGGGGAACAGGCGTCGGCGAACTGATCAACACCGAGACGCTGCGAGCACAGGTCGCCCGGGAAATGTTCGAAGGTAAGTCCGGATGGGTGACGACCATTCACAGCCGGACGTACCTGCGGAAGCTGCCGCTCCACGCCTGGACCACGGCCGCGCTGGCGCACGTGGTCGGGCGGTTCGATGAGCAAGTCGCGCGATGGCCCTCGGCCGCGCTCGGCGTTCTTTATGTGCTGGCGATGTACTTCGCAAGCCGGGGGATGATCGACCCTCGCGCCGGACCGGCGGCGGCGCTGCTTGCGGGTGGGAACCTGGAAGTACTGGACTACGGACTTCGCGCCGACCTCGACATGGGTGTGCTGGCGTTCACGACGGTGGCGGTGCTGCTGCTGGGATGGGCGTGGCGTGCGCAGGGACGAACGCGTTCGCTTGCGCTGGCAGGATGCTATTTCGCGGCACTGCTGGGAAGCTTCTGGAAGGCCCCGCACGTACTGGTGACGGTGTGGTTGACGGTGCTCGGGCTGGCGTGGGTGGATCGGGGGCAGGGTCGGCCGTGGAAGCGCTTCGCATTGCACCCCCTGCAGTGGGCGGGGTCGCTGGTGTGCCTGGCCTGTTTCGCGGCGTGGTTCGGCGTACTGTCTTCCGAGGTAAGCACGGAAAAGGCCGGAGGGTTCGTGCTGATCGAGTTTCTGGCGCGCGTCGTCCCACACTCGCTGGTCTACATTGCTGACACGCTCCTGGCACCATTTCAATTTCTGGCTATCGCGTTTCCGGCGTGCGTGTTCGCATTGATGGTGCTGAATCGTGAGACCCGCGCGGCCCTCGACGAGTCGTCCAGTTTCGAGAATCCGCGCGAGCTGAAGCCTTCGGCTCATCAGGAAGACGAAGACGCAGGCAGAGCCCGCCCCACGGTGCCGGAGCCCCGTTCAAGAGCAGTGGCACATCGATCCACGCTTGCATTCTTGCTGGCGTGGCTCGTCCCGACCGCAATCTTCCTGTTGATCGTTCCTGCCAAGGCCGGACGCTATTGGCTGATTTGCCTGGGAGCCGCAACGCTCATGGCGGCGATGGTCTGGCGGGGCTACGTTCGCCGGAGAGTTCCTGCCGCGGCGCAGCAGGCGTGTTCCATGGCCGTGGCGGGTCTGTCCGCGCTTGGCATTCTGGTCGGGACGGGAGTCGCGGCGTTCGGCGCGCTCGTGCTTGCTGACGCCCTGCCGTCAGCGTGGGTTCCGCTGAGTGAGACGGCATCACGCGCGGCCGGCTGGTCCGCGCTGACTTGCGGCGTGTTGATGATCGGCGCGGCATCGATGGCGGTTCGGTTCTGGCGCCTGGAGCGGCGATCCGCGGCTGGCGTTGCACTGGCGATGGTGATCCTGGCGCTCAAGCCGGTGCAAGTGTTCGCGTTCATTCCGATACGCTCCGAATTCCTGAGCGTCGCACCGGAAGCACGAAGAATGGACGATCTCGTTCCGCCGGGGACGGAGCTGTATGTCCTGTCCGACAAGGTGGGCAGTGATCGGGCGGGCGAACTGGCTGACTTCGGTTTCTATTCGCGTAACGCGATTCGCTGGCCGAAGAGTGCCGAGGACGGCATGGAGCACTGCCAGGGGCCGGTCTGCTACTTCCTCGCACGCCAGGTGGCTCGCGATCGGCTGGAAGAGCAGTTCGGGGCGCGGTTTCGGGAAGTGGCCCGACTATGCGGCGATGACAAGCGGATTTACCTCGTGACCATCAACGCCGAATGA
- the aroB gene encoding 3-dehydroquinate synthase: MPGMVLHIEGKESVVEVETGLLGRVGERIARLRSGPASRANVQIVTDENVAASYLEPVAKSLRASGCAVGDSILKPGEATKSVGTAERLFEDLARRPIGRDGLILALGGGVVSDVAGFAAATWMRGIRWITCPTTLEAMIDASIGGKTGVNLAAGKNLVGAFHPPELVLIDPSCLKTLDTRDIRAGLAESVKHALIEDEAFLAFHEEHLEDILHLAEPVLAELILKNVTIKGAVVEADPRETTGQRAALNLGHTIGHAVEQHCGYTLRHGECVSIGLVAACRLSQACGLLEARTVDRVERLLLRLRLPVRIDPVLDVEALLETMRLDKKAAGGAVRFVLLEGIGRPVLQDDIDVAAVRGVLRSMVA, from the coding sequence ATGCCCGGAATGGTCCTGCATATCGAAGGTAAGGAGAGTGTGGTCGAAGTCGAGACGGGGCTTCTCGGGCGCGTCGGCGAACGGATCGCCCGGCTTCGTTCGGGTCCGGCCTCACGGGCGAATGTCCAGATTGTCACCGACGAAAACGTGGCGGCCTCTTACCTCGAGCCCGTTGCGAAATCTCTGCGCGCGTCGGGCTGCGCCGTCGGGGATTCGATTCTGAAGCCGGGAGAGGCCACCAAGTCCGTTGGCACGGCCGAGAGGCTCTTCGAGGACTTGGCCCGCCGTCCGATCGGGCGGGATGGCCTGATTCTGGCACTGGGGGGCGGCGTGGTCAGTGACGTGGCGGGGTTCGCGGCTGCGACCTGGATGCGGGGCATCCGCTGGATAACCTGCCCGACGACGCTGGAGGCGATGATCGACGCCTCGATCGGTGGCAAGACAGGAGTGAATCTCGCCGCGGGCAAGAATCTCGTCGGTGCGTTTCATCCGCCCGAATTGGTGCTCATCGATCCTTCCTGCCTGAAGACTCTCGACACACGAGACATACGCGCAGGGCTGGCGGAGTCGGTCAAGCACGCCCTTATCGAAGACGAGGCCTTCCTGGCGTTTCACGAGGAGCATCTCGAAGATATTTTGCACTTGGCCGAGCCGGTTCTGGCGGAGTTGATTCTCAAGAATGTTACGATCAAGGGCGCCGTGGTCGAGGCCGATCCGCGGGAGACGACCGGCCAGCGGGCGGCGCTCAATCTCGGACATACCATCGGACACGCCGTCGAGCAGCATTGCGGATACACGCTTCGTCACGGCGAATGCGTTTCAATTGGACTGGTGGCCGCATGCAGACTATCGCAGGCCTGCGGATTGCTGGAGGCACGTACCGTTGATCGCGTCGAACGGTTGCTGTTGCGGTTGAGGCTACCGGTGCGGATCGATCCGGTTCTTGACGTGGAAGCACTTCTGGAAACGATGCGGCTCGACAAGAAGGCTGCGGGCGGCGCGGTGCGCTTCGTTCTGCTGGAGGGAATCGGCAGGCCGGTACTTCAGGATGACATCGATGTGGCAGCAGTGCGCGGAGTGCTGCGCTCGATGGTGGCGTGA
- a CDS encoding bifunctional folylpolyglutamate synthase/dihydrofolate synthase, producing MGKTTTEKIKRSPKKTKPGKSDKPTVRQIRTFRSALNFLDSLTNHERLSRVSYDSNNFGLARSTRLLAALGNPHRSFKSVHVAGTKGKGSTCAMLASMLQACGYKVGLYTSPHLLHIRERIMVNGEPISEAEFARAVSAVASITTRARVPKPTYFEVLTVAAFHHFAESGVDVAVVETGLGGRLDATNVIQPMVTAVTSISYDHMAQLGTSLTSIATEKAGIFKKGVPVVSAPQVPKVRTALESVAAGVGSPIRYSNEGVDFSYRFEFSRALGRHSRICLTTPTSRFEHVHVPLYGEHQAINCSVALAVLDVLKTQGFPLDEQAAMQGLARVDLPGRMQLISETPRVLVDGAHNAASIEMLVRAIGQHISYDSMVVILGCSRDKDINGIVRQIQYGADKMIFTGIPSPRSADPAELAAVYTEVSGKTAQVAPDLDTAMRIATSAISREDLICITGSFYLVAEAMRKYTKATQPVPVPIA from the coding sequence ATGGGTAAGACGACGACCGAGAAAATCAAGCGTTCTCCCAAGAAAACCAAGCCAGGAAAGTCCGATAAGCCAACCGTTCGACAAATCCGCACCTTTCGATCCGCACTGAATTTTCTTGATTCATTGACGAATCACGAGCGGCTCTCGCGGGTTTCGTACGACAGTAACAATTTCGGTCTGGCTCGATCGACTCGGCTTCTGGCGGCCTTGGGTAACCCGCACCGCTCCTTCAAATCCGTGCACGTCGCAGGGACCAAGGGCAAGGGGAGCACCTGCGCCATGTTGGCGAGCATGCTCCAGGCCTGCGGATACAAGGTCGGGCTCTATACGTCACCCCATCTGCTGCATATCCGCGAGCGGATCATGGTCAACGGCGAGCCGATCTCCGAGGCCGAGTTCGCCCGCGCGGTCAGTGCCGTCGCCAGCATCACGACGCGGGCGCGCGTCCCCAAGCCTACCTATTTTGAAGTCTTGACCGTTGCTGCCTTCCACCACTTTGCCGAATCGGGCGTGGATGTTGCGGTGGTCGAGACAGGTCTGGGCGGGCGTCTGGATGCGACCAACGTCATTCAACCGATGGTCACGGCCGTTACGAGCATCAGCTACGACCACATGGCACAGCTCGGCACGTCGCTGACGTCCATTGCCACGGAGAAGGCCGGCATCTTCAAGAAGGGTGTTCCTGTGGTGAGCGCCCCGCAGGTGCCCAAGGTTCGCACGGCGTTGGAGTCCGTGGCCGCCGGCGTGGGTTCTCCAATACGCTATTCCAACGAAGGTGTCGATTTCAGCTACCGTTTCGAGTTTTCCCGGGCGCTCGGGCGTCATTCGCGCATCTGCCTGACCACGCCGACGAGCCGCTTCGAGCACGTTCACGTGCCCCTGTATGGGGAGCATCAGGCCATCAATTGCAGCGTGGCACTGGCCGTTCTGGACGTGCTCAAGACGCAGGGTTTCCCTTTGGACGAGCAGGCCGCGATGCAGGGTCTGGCCCGCGTGGATCTCCCGGGGCGTATGCAGCTCATCAGCGAGACACCGCGCGTCCTTGTCGACGGGGCGCACAATGCGGCGAGCATCGAGATGCTGGTTCGCGCGATCGGGCAGCACATCAGCTATGACTCGATGGTGGTCATCCTCGGTTGCAGCCGCGACAAGGACATCAACGGCATCGTGCGGCAGATTCAATACGGCGCGGACAAGATGATCTTCACGGGTATTCCTTCGCCGCGATCGGCCGATCCCGCCGAGCTTGCCGCCGTATACACCGAAGTTTCCGGAAAAACGGCGCAGGTCGCGCCCGATCTGGACACGGCCATGCGCATCGCCACCAGCGCCATTTCGCGAGAGGACCTGATCTGCATAACCGGCTCGTTCTACCTCGTCGCGGAGGCCATGCGGAAGTACACCAAGGCAACCCAGCCGGTCCCCGTTCCGATTGCTTGA
- a CDS encoding NAD-binding protein: MQCSEPSGVLATYQDGQLLLDSPINWPDGARVRLQISPDSQPAFLAKGHVIIAGFGLCGRCVAELLDKSEVPYVIIERNPDTVETQRSLGRRVLKGDVTNAATLTQAGLGNASILALTVPDEDAVLEATALARRIHPGVYIIARTTYASKGMQALQLGADEVIKAEQAVAFQFYERLRNVLSGGSSHEERSDASAASGVGKTSNH; this comes from the coding sequence ATGCAGTGCTCGGAGCCCTCGGGGGTACTCGCAACCTATCAGGATGGGCAGCTCCTGCTCGACTCGCCGATCAACTGGCCGGATGGCGCCCGCGTCCGCCTCCAAATCTCCCCCGATTCTCAGCCGGCGTTCCTGGCCAAAGGGCACGTCATCATTGCCGGATTCGGATTGTGCGGGCGGTGTGTGGCCGAGCTTCTCGACAAATCGGAAGTGCCCTATGTCATCATCGAGAGAAACCCGGACACCGTGGAGACGCAGCGCTCACTGGGGCGCCGGGTCCTGAAGGGTGATGTAACCAACGCCGCAACGCTGACCCAGGCCGGACTGGGCAATGCATCCATCCTGGCCCTGACCGTGCCCGACGAGGACGCGGTACTGGAGGCCACCGCCCTTGCCCGGCGCATTCATCCCGGGGTCTACATCATCGCCCGGACCACGTACGCGTCGAAGGGGATGCAGGCGTTGCAGCTTGGTGCCGACGAGGTGATCAAGGCGGAACAGGCCGTGGCGTTTCAATTTTACGAGCGGCTGCGCAACGTGCTCTCGGGCGGCTCCAGTCATGAGGAGCGGAGTGACGCCAGCGCCGCCTCCGGCGTGGGAAAAACCTCGAACCACTGA
- a CDS encoding STAS domain-containing protein: MELNIEKADRVTIARAQGDLSASEADSVAEELQDLVGGDQARLIVDLAGVKIVDSTGLALLMQLVTRARLSGGRVVLAAPPPFVQGVLEVTRLDQWFEVFPTPEAALASLRSS; this comes from the coding sequence ATGGAACTTAACATTGAAAAGGCAGACCGTGTGACCATCGCCCGCGCCCAGGGCGACCTGAGTGCCTCCGAAGCGGATAGCGTCGCCGAGGAATTGCAGGACCTGGTCGGCGGGGATCAGGCGCGATTGATCGTCGATCTTGCCGGCGTCAAAATCGTGGATTCCACCGGTCTGGCGCTGCTGATGCAACTGGTCACGCGAGCCCGGCTCAGCGGCGGGAGGGTCGTTCTGGCGGCGCCCCCGCCCTTCGTGCAAGGCGTGCTGGAAGTCACCCGTCTGGATCAGTGGTTCGAGGTTTTTCCCACGCCGGAGGCGGCGCTGGCGTCACTCCGCTCCTCATGA
- a CDS encoding thioredoxin domain-containing protein — MSQTSDQAPANRLIHATSPYLLQHAHNPVDWYEWSPEALEKAREENKPIFLSIGYAACHWCHVMEHECFEDAEVAAALNKGFVSVKVDREERPDLDELYMNYTQSTTGHGGWPMSVWLLPDGRPFFAGTYFPKPQFMNALEQIATVWKNEPERIRKAAEQGELVIGQMAASPPPAEGVVPRETIDRAAGTIGGYFDRSRGGISGGGTNKFPPSMAMDLMLRVYRLTQKSDLFDAVKVTLDNMARGGIYDHLGGGICRYSTDVEWLVPHFEKMLYDQALVSSIYLDAYQLNHDPLYGYIAADIFDYVLADLTSPEGGFYSSRDADSDGLEGKFYIWTAEEFEEALGKEDARLFCAYYDVTPTGNWFERFGHAPPGPKNILHITKPLEVFARMHNLSVEELEAKLGSWREKLLEIRARRTPPALDDKVLTSWNGLMIAALAKGAVVLDQPKYAQAAERAATFILTNLQKDGRLLRTWRKGQARLTGYLSDYAYFIEGLLNLYEATFDRKWLDEAVRLTDTAVRHYYDESAGGFYFTADDAEKLIARSKHPFDAAIPSGNSVMAKNLLRLAILLDRKDYRGKAEGILRLWASQVDGAPTAFENLLCAADFYHDRVKEIAIVGDPKDAETKALLRVVFDRYLPNKVVVLTPDADPSEKLPLLARKTKMNGKPTAYVCEQYNCQRPVNSAEELAKQLESTSPPE, encoded by the coding sequence ATGAGCCAGACATCCGACCAGGCCCCGGCCAACAGACTGATCCATGCCACCAGCCCGTATCTCCTCCAGCATGCCCACAACCCCGTGGATTGGTACGAGTGGTCACCGGAGGCGCTCGAAAAGGCCCGCGAGGAGAACAAGCCGATCTTCCTGAGCATCGGCTACGCGGCCTGCCACTGGTGCCATGTCATGGAGCACGAGTGCTTCGAAGATGCGGAAGTCGCCGCCGCCCTCAACAAAGGCTTTGTCAGCGTCAAGGTCGACCGCGAGGAGCGCCCCGACCTCGACGAGCTTTACATGAACTACACCCAGTCGACGACGGGTCACGGCGGCTGGCCCATGAGCGTCTGGCTCCTGCCCGACGGAAGGCCTTTTTTTGCCGGAACCTACTTCCCCAAGCCCCAGTTCATGAACGCCCTGGAGCAGATCGCGACCGTGTGGAAGAACGAACCGGAGCGCATCCGCAAGGCCGCCGAACAGGGCGAGCTCGTCATCGGCCAGATGGCTGCCTCACCCCCGCCGGCGGAGGGCGTCGTTCCGAGAGAAACCATCGATCGCGCGGCCGGCACGATCGGCGGCTACTTCGACCGCTCACGCGGCGGCATCAGCGGCGGTGGAACCAACAAGTTCCCGCCCAGCATGGCCATGGACCTGATGCTCCGCGTCTATCGCCTCACGCAAAAGAGCGATCTCTTCGACGCGGTCAAAGTCACATTGGACAACATGGCCCGCGGCGGCATCTACGATCACCTCGGAGGGGGCATCTGCCGCTACAGCACGGACGTGGAATGGCTCGTCCCCCACTTCGAGAAGATGCTCTACGACCAGGCGCTGGTGAGCTCCATCTACCTGGACGCCTACCAGCTCAACCACGATCCGCTCTACGGCTACATCGCCGCCGACATCTTCGATTATGTCCTCGCGGATCTGACCTCGCCCGAGGGTGGCTTCTATTCCAGTCGCGATGCCGACAGCGACGGTCTGGAAGGAAAGTTCTACATCTGGACGGCGGAAGAATTCGAAGAGGCCCTGGGCAAGGAGGACGCCCGGCTGTTCTGTGCGTACTACGATGTGACGCCGACGGGCAACTGGTTTGAGCGTTTCGGCCACGCCCCGCCGGGCCCGAAGAACATTCTGCATATCACCAAGCCGCTCGAAGTCTTCGCTCGCATGCACAACCTGAGCGTCGAGGAGCTGGAAGCGAAACTCGGATCGTGGCGGGAGAAGCTGCTCGAGATTCGCGCCCGGCGCACCCCGCCCGCGCTCGACGACAAGGTCCTCACCAGTTGGAACGGGCTGATGATCGCGGCACTGGCCAAAGGTGCGGTGGTCCTCGACCAACCGAAATACGCCCAGGCCGCCGAACGCGCCGCCACGTTCATTCTGACCAACCTACAGAAAGACGGCCGCCTCCTGCGTACATGGCGGAAGGGACAGGCGCGGCTGACGGGCTACCTGAGCGACTACGCGTACTTCATCGAGGGCTTGCTCAACCTCTACGAGGCGACATTCGATCGGAAGTGGTTGGACGAAGCCGTCCGGCTCACGGACACGGCCGTCCGCCATTATTACGATGAATCGGCGGGCGGATTCTACTTCACCGCCGACGACGCCGAGAAACTCATCGCCCGCTCCAAGCATCCCTTCGACGCCGCCATTCCGTCGGGCAATTCGGTCATGGCCAAGAACCTGCTGCGACTCGCGATTCTGCTCGACCGCAAGGACTACCGCGGGAAGGCCGAGGGAATCCTCCGGCTTTGGGCTTCGCAGGTGGACGGCGCCCCCACCGCCTTCGAGAACCTGCTCTGCGCGGCCGACTTCTACCACGATCGCGTCAAGGAGATTGCCATCGTCGGCGATCCGAAGGACGCCGAGACGAAGGCCCTGCTCCGAGTGGTGTTCGACCGTTACTTGCCCAACAAAGTGGTCGTCCTCACGCCCGACGCCGACCCCAGCGAGAAGCTCCCGCTCCTGGCGCGGAAGACGAAGATGAACGGAAAACCCACCGCCTATGTGTGCGAGCAGTACAACTGCCAGCGACCGGTGAACTCGGCCGAGGAACTGGCCAAGCAGTTGGAATCGACGTCGCCGCCGGAGTGA
- a CDS encoding HD domain-containing protein: protein MAKRFINELRAGDQLPGEVFQIRSKDLRTTTQGGLYIHAVLTDRSGQIVARQWQATEDGFRAMPEGGFLRFKGRVESYKGNPQFIIDAMQPVEDGGFELGDFLPASTKDVAQMQSRLEAILQGIKHDELKALIGEFLADEGLMAAFCRAPAAAVMHHAYLGGLLEHTLNVLELALLIVPRYPQLNMDLVLAGVFLHDIGKSAELSFETGIGYTDEGQLLGHIMIAANWIQQKADRIAARRGKPFPDAVRAALQHIVLSHHGRYEFGSPKLPAMPEAIAVHHLDNLDAKVAMLVGEIEHDPDAVTHWTNYNKALETKVYKLDVDGRRRV, encoded by the coding sequence GTGGCCAAACGTTTCATCAACGAACTTCGGGCGGGCGACCAACTGCCGGGCGAGGTGTTTCAAATTCGCTCGAAGGACCTCCGCACGACGACGCAGGGCGGGCTGTACATCCACGCCGTGCTCACCGACCGATCCGGGCAGATCGTCGCCCGCCAGTGGCAGGCCACCGAGGACGGGTTCCGGGCCATGCCAGAGGGGGGGTTCCTCCGCTTCAAGGGCCGGGTAGAGAGCTACAAGGGTAATCCACAGTTTATCATCGATGCGATGCAGCCGGTCGAAGACGGCGGATTCGAGCTCGGCGATTTCCTACCGGCGTCCACGAAGGACGTCGCCCAGATGCAGAGCCGGCTGGAAGCGATCTTGCAGGGGATCAAGCACGACGAGCTGAAGGCGCTGATCGGGGAGTTCCTGGCGGACGAGGGGCTCATGGCCGCGTTCTGCCGGGCTCCGGCGGCGGCGGTCATGCACCATGCGTATCTCGGCGGGTTGCTGGAGCACACGCTGAACGTGCTGGAGCTCGCCCTGCTGATCGTGCCGCGCTATCCGCAGCTCAATATGGATCTGGTCTTGGCCGGCGTGTTTCTGCACGACATCGGCAAGTCGGCCGAGTTGAGTTTCGAGACGGGGATCGGATACACCGACGAGGGGCAGTTGTTGGGGCACATCATGATCGCCGCCAACTGGATCCAGCAGAAGGCGGATCGTATCGCCGCCCGACGGGGCAAGCCGTTCCCCGATGCGGTTCGCGCCGCCTTGCAGCACATCGTGCTCAGCCATCACGGGCGGTACGAGTTCGGCAGCCCCAAGCTCCCGGCGATGCCCGAGGCGATTGCCGTGCACCATCTGGATAATCTGGACGCCAAGGTGGCCATGCTGGTTGGCGAGATCGAGCATGATCCGGATGCCGTAACGCACTGGACGAACTATAATAAGGCACTGGAAACGAAGGTGTACAAGCTGGACGTGGACGGTCGGCGTCGCGTTTGA
- the gcvPA gene encoding aminomethyl-transferring glycine dehydrogenase subunit GcvPA, which produces MRYTQITEKQERAMLEDIGARSIEELFSTIPSALRLKTSLKIPAGVSELELLRDVESLASRNHPCSEAVCFLGAGAYDHFIPTVVDALAAQTEFVTAYTPYQAEASQGILQLFYEFQTMVCQITGMDVANASLYEGATAAAEAMMMASSITRRNRLIVPDNVHPDILSVLRTYEREREQEMVIAPSKDGLVDESALGDLLDDSTAAVLVQSPNFFGCVEQLDRMIPKIQACGALAVVSMDPISSGVLKSPGALGADIVVAEGQALGVPLQYGGPWLGLMATREAHLRKMPGRIVGMTRDSEGRRGFCLALQTREQHIKRERATSNVCTNQGLLAVRASIYLAAMGRQGIAEVARQSFDKAHYAAAEIAKLDGFSLRFPQAPFFKEFAVRTTKNVKNVIEKCRERGILAGVPLARFGERYSDTFLVAVTEKRTRQEIDQLVAALKAA; this is translated from the coding sequence ATGCGATATACGCAGATCACCGAGAAACAGGAACGGGCGATGCTCGAGGACATCGGAGCGCGCTCGATTGAGGAGCTCTTTTCGACGATCCCCTCGGCCTTGCGCCTGAAGACGTCGCTGAAGATTCCCGCGGGCGTCAGCGAGCTCGAACTCCTGCGCGATGTCGAGTCACTGGCGAGTCGAAATCACCCGTGCTCGGAGGCCGTGTGCTTCCTCGGCGCCGGTGCCTACGACCACTTCATCCCCACCGTTGTCGATGCGCTTGCGGCGCAAACGGAGTTCGTTACGGCCTACACGCCGTACCAGGCAGAGGCGTCACAGGGCATCCTGCAACTCTTCTACGAATTCCAGACCATGGTCTGCCAGATCACGGGCATGGACGTGGCCAACGCCTCGCTATATGAGGGAGCGACCGCGGCGGCCGAGGCCATGATGATGGCCTCGAGCATCACCCGGCGCAATCGCCTGATCGTCCCCGATAACGTTCATCCGGACATCCTCTCCGTGCTTCGCACCTACGAACGGGAGCGGGAGCAGGAGATGGTCATCGCACCATCGAAGGATGGCCTGGTAGACGAGTCCGCGCTGGGCGACCTGCTCGATGACAGTACGGCTGCGGTGCTGGTGCAATCGCCAAACTTCTTCGGCTGCGTGGAGCAGCTCGACCGGATGATACCGAAGATTCAGGCCTGCGGGGCGCTGGCGGTAGTTTCCATGGACCCGATTTCGTCGGGCGTGCTCAAGTCGCCGGGGGCACTGGGCGCGGACATCGTCGTGGCCGAGGGGCAGGCGCTGGGCGTTCCGCTGCAATACGGCGGGCCGTGGCTGGGGCTCATGGCCACGCGCGAGGCGCACCTGAGGAAGATGCCGGGGCGAATCGTGGGCATGACCCGCGATTCGGAAGGTCGGCGGGGTTTCTGCTTGGCGCTCCAGACCCGCGAGCAGCACATCAAGCGCGAGCGGGCCACGAGCAACGTGTGTACGAACCAGGGGCTACTGGCCGTGCGGGCGTCGATCTACCTCGCGGCGATGGGGCGGCAGGGCATTGCCGAGGTGGCCAGGCAGAGTTTCGACAAGGCACACTACGCGGCCGCGGAAATCGCCAAGTTGGACGGCTTCTCTTTGCGGTTCCCCCAAGCACCGTTCTTTAAGGAGTTCGCCGTCAGGACAACGAAGAACGTCAAAAACGTGATCGAGAAATGCCGAGAGCGCGGCATTCTCGCGGGCGTGCCGCTGGCCCGCTTTGGAGAGCGCTACAGCGACACGTTCCTGGTGGCGGTGACGGAGAAGCGCACGCGACAGGAAATCGACCAATTGGTCGCGGCGCTCAAGGCGGCGTGA